GACCTTGCTGCAGGAATGTCCTTGTACATACCtctatgtgcatatatgtatgtatttctgtaGGCTTCACtcctagaaatagaattgtttGGTCATTAATGTAcactcatttaaaaacttttaattgagggacgcctgtgtggctcagctggttgagcatccgacttcggctcaggtcacgatctcatggtttgtgagttcgagccccttgtcggtcgggctctgtgctgaccgctcagagcctgcagcctgcttcggattctgtgtccctctctcgctcatgctctgtctctctctctctcaagaattaaaaaaaaaattaaaaacttttaattgaCATTGCCACACTTCCTCTCACTAAAAGCACCCTCAgctgatattttcatttctttttttaacattttatttatgatttttttttaatttttttaattttttttttttgagagagagagacagagtgcgagtgggggaggaaaggagagagagggagacacagaatctgaagcaggctccaggctctgagctgtcagcacagagcccgacgtggggcttgaactcatgagctgtgagatcatgacctgagccaaagttggacgttcaatggactgagccacccaggcgcccctcccatgtTCTGTTTTAATTAGCATGTCTCTCTCCCATTCCCTTGAGGCAACACATGCTTTGGTATATTCATTGGCCCACTTGTAATTCAGTGAATTGCCTGTTCATACTCTTTGCCCATATTTCTATTGGATAAGTTCAATAATCATACCCATTTCATGGATGGATAACTAGAAGTTTGGGGAGGGGCCATTACTTACCCTGATCACACAGCAAGAAGGAGGGAGTTAGGGCTagaacccatcccccacctgacCCCACAGTCAGGCGGAGAATGGTATTTGTTCTGCTTTTTGTGTCTAGATGGGTGGGTCCACCTCTCGGTAGCTTTGAACTCTGAGAGAACAGGAGACCAGGCCAGCTGTGCTCACCTGCATCTCCACTGCCCACTGAGGCACCGGGGAAAGAgcaaggaacaaaacagaaaaaagaagtttCCTTCCTTGTGGAGTTTCCATTCTAGAAGGTGGGtgggcagtgtgtgtgtatggataaACAAGTATTTCTTTTTGCATACCAATgaataaaagtcatttttaaaagttcgccaaggggcgcctgggtggcgcagtcggttaagcggctgactttggctcaggtcatgatctcatggtccgtgggttcgagccccgcgtcgggctctgtgctgtcagttcagagcctagaacctcctttggattctgtgtctccctctgtctctgcccctcccccactcgcactctgtctctatcaaaaaatgaataaacgttaaagaaaaaaattttaataaataattaaataaaataaaagtttgccaagggatgcctgggggggcgcagtcggttaagcgtctcactcttgatcttggttcaggtcatgatctcacggttcgtgagttcaagcccagcatcggcttctgcactgatggtgtggagcctccttaggattctctctttctctctacccctcccctgcttgtgctctctctctctctcaaaataaataaagattttttaaaaattgccaggAAAAGCCACTGCTTGTCAGGCCTTCCTTTGGGAATATTTGCCTCATCTCCATTCCATAAAAGTGGCAACTCAGAAAGGGAaagggacttgtccaaggtcacactggCCACAGGGGTCAAAATGGTTGAAGTACACCTGGATGACCTTTCTTCTTGCTTAAGATTTTGGTacaaactcattaaaaaagaataataataaataaatagcaggggggcgcctggctggctcagtctgtagagcgtGTGGCTCGTAATCTCAGAGTCCTgtgttcaaggcccacattggatgtgaagcctacttaaaaaaaacaaaaaacaaacaaaaaaaaccccaccaaaaccaaaaaataacaaCTAACTGTGAAATTGAGCATTTATTGCATGCCAGACTCTATTCTCAGTGACTCAAGCCTCACAGCCTCGAGGGTATATTAGAGAGATGATATATGGATACTAAtaggcccatttcacagatggggaaaccgaagcacagagatgttaagtaacctACGTGAGGCTAAGTAGCAAAGCCAGAATGTAAGTTCAGGTTGCCTAAGAGTCTAGGCTCTTAAGCGCTGTCCGACATAGCTTATATGGATTCTCTCTAGAAGGCTACAAAAGGAACTGCTTACAGGCACgggagctggggggcggggcaggggcgtTGACATAACAAATAAATTCTGTAATTTGCTAAAGGTGACAAGGATTATGGGGGAGAACTGAGCAGAGCTACGAGGAAATtgggtggggtgagggagcaGAGATGTTTGTGATTTTCAGTAGAGTCATCAGGATGGTCTCATTGAGAAGGGGACATTTGAACAGAGATctgaaggaggtgggggaagtgAGGCATGTGAATAGCATGGGTGACGGACAAAAGGGTGGGAGTAGccggagggggggggcagagaatccTAGTGTCTGTCACATTGTGTGGGGCCTCATGGGCCATGGTGAGGATTTGGGTTTTTACTTCGAGGGAGGTGGGAGCCATGGGAGAATTCTGAGCACAAGAGGGActtaggaggttttttttttggggggggggaggtgaaaGGGTTAACAGCTCTATTGAGATATAAGTCACATatctgggtgcctgggtatctcagtcggttaagcttctgactcttgatctcaactcaggtcttgatctcagggttgtgagttcaagcccccagctgggctccacgctgggcgtgAATCCTactcaacaaataaaaaagtcaaggggcacctgggtggcccaactcttggtttcagttcaggtcatgatctctcagttcttgagttcgagccccgcgtggggctctgggctgatggcatggagcctgcttggggttcttctctctctctgtctcaaaataaataaacattttttaaaacgttgagatacaattcacagaCCATAACATTCACCCAAATCgagttcagtggcttttagtgcgttcacagagttgtacaactcTCCCCACAATCAACTGAAGAATATTTCCATCCCAATAAGAATATTTCCATCCCGTATCTCCAGCCCTGACAACCACTCacctactctctctgtctctgtattttggacatttcatacaaaggGAATCATGCAATAAGTGACCTTTTGTGGCCGACCTCTTTCACTCCgcatgatgttttcaaagttcatccacaTGGGAGCACGTACCAcggcttgatttctttttcccgCCGAATGATCGTCCATTGTCTGGACGGACACACCACATTGAGCTTTTCCGCTCCTCGGCggatggacatgtgggttgtttccactttggggctattatgaccAAAGCCGCAGGGAAACATTCAGGTACAAGTGTTTGGAGgtatgtgttcatttcttttacGTAGATACCTGGAgactggaattgctgggtcctacgGTGACTCTTTAGCCTGTGAAAAAACTGCCAGGCTGTCTCCTACCCTGGCTGTGCCgttttccttcccacctcctcGCCAACACGGGCTATTATCTGGGGGCTCCCTTTCAAACAGGGTCCCTCTGGCTGCTCTGTGGGGCCCCGGATGAGGGAAGCCAGCGAGGAACTGTGGCTGGACCGGAGTGCCAGCCGCAGAGGAGGCGAGAAGTGACTGCAAGCCGGAGTTCATGGCAGTCGTAGCTGAGCCTGCAGTAGGAGGGGGTTTGGCGGATGGGGCTCAGTGTTGGACGCGCCGAGTGTGAGACACCCGCGGACACCCAGCCGGGAATATACAGTGGGCCATTGGGTATGGGACGCTCGAACCACTCCTGGCGTTCACGGCCCATTTCTTGAATAATTAAAGTCAAAGCGGAAGCCGAATCcagggtctcagtttccccctccGGAAAATGGGCACAATAGGACCACTGACTGCTAGGCTCTCACGAGGCCGGGGCGACTCCTGGGCAGCACAAGGCGGGATTGCACGTCTGAAAACTGAAGTTACACGTCGGGTGGAAAGACGGCTGGGGGCTGCAGCTCCGGCGAGAAAGGGAGGGCATNNNNNNNNNNNNNNNNNNNNNNNNNNNNNNNNNNNNNNNNNNNNNNNNNNNNNNNNNNNNNNNNNNNNNNNNNNNNNNNNNNNNNNNNNNNNNNNNNNNNCCCCCGGCGTCTGGCCGCCGTCAGAAAGCAGGATAGGAGATTGGGTCGTCACCCTGGCTTCCCCCACTCTCAGCTGGGTTTCCTCCTTGGGGGCGGCCGGGGCCAAAGTCGCTGATGGAAACCAGCTGCGGGAGGCGCAGAGGCTCGGCGCACGCCCAGGCCCCTCCCCGGCGCCGGCAGACCCCGCTGAGGGGGGAGGACGAGGGcgccctggctcccctccccccttccgcAGCCGGGCCCGGGGCCCTGGCACGTCCGGCGCGCCTGATGCTTTCCAGATGTGAGCCCggttcccttcccccacctggcCCTGTGGCTTCCgcggggtggcggggggaagCGGGGAGTCAGGGTCGGATACCCTCAGATCACCGGCACCCGGGCGGTGTCCCCTCCCCGCTCGGCTCGCGTCCCCATCCAGTCGGCCAAAACCGCGTAGGGAAGAAGGGCTGACGGCGAGGAGAAGCTCCCTCCGGggcctccccctgctcccccaacGCCCGCCCCTTGGGGCGCGCCTCTGCCAGCCCACGCCCCTCCTGGCCCGCCCCCCCGGACGCGCCCCTCGGGGGAACCCCGCCCCTCGCCACGCCCCCCAGCATCGCCCCTAGGCCACGCCCCCGGGGCCCGCCCCGCAAGCCCCACCTCCGCCACCGTCCCCGGCGGGAGGCTTGGTCTGCGAGTTGGTGTCTCCGTGCGCTTCTGTGCGTGTCTCTCGGGTGTCGCTGTTTCTCGGTCCCTGTCTCGGCCTCTccatttctgtgtgtctctcctctatcctgcatgtctctgtctctctgtctttgcgATCCTCGGCCTGTGTCTGTCTCACCTAGTCCCTAGGTCTCTATCTCTCCAAATTTGTCTCTGCGTCCCCGTCTCTGTCGGCCTCTCCCTgcatctctctccccttctctttgaaTTTCTCCTGTCCCAGTGCGTCTTCAgttctctccctctggcctgcaGCCCCGCCACCCTGCTGTGTCCCGGCGTCCCTCCCAGGTCTGCGTCCCCCGCCGGCCCCGCGGGGACGCCCTGCCCTCCCAATTTGCACCTCCGCCTACGGCTTTGGTGTCGGCGGGCCGCGGGCGCCCCCGTGTGGCCATCGGGGGCTGTCACGAGAGGCCCGAGGGTTGGGTATGGGCGCCCCCAGGGGTGTGACCAGTGCAAGACAGAGACCCTGTGGGTGCCCCTGGTGACCCCGGGGAACGGCGTGCGACGCCAAGAGACTGTGTGAGCGTGTACTACCGCGAGCTTGTGACgttgtgtgtgtggctgtgtgacctggtgACATtttgtgacaaccagaaatggTGTGTCTGTGAAACCGTGTGTTACGCAGAGAGGCTGTGTGCGACTGAGTGTGTGACATGAGAGGTCGTGACACGCAGGTGGCTGTGGGGGACGCCGTGAGGCTGGATGTGCCTGCGACACCATTTGGGGGACTGTGACATCAGGAGGCCGGATGTGACAGCGAGAGGTTGTAGGGCACAGTGTGCAACATGGGGAGGACACGAGGGCTGTGGGGGTCACAGGGTGACAGGGTGAATGAGTGTGACACACCCAGAGGTGGCGTGAGAAGGCAGCGTGACGGGCCCCGGGCAATGGGTGTGACAGAGGGACCACGTGAGTGTGACCGTGTGTGTCCGCCACGCTGGTCAACTGTGAGAAACTGACGATGTGCGACACACGGCAGGTGGGACAGCGAGAGAGGCAGCGCGCCACTGTGCGGGGCACTCGGAGATGACAATACGAGAGAGACCTTGTGCGTGTGTGTCCTTAACATACTGGGTGACGGTGAAAGCGCGGGTGAAGTTGCCACCGGCTGTGAACACGACAGAGAGAAGTTCCAACTGCGTGTCAAGGTGTGTGACGTCTTGAGACGTGGCGTGTGACGCGGCCGAGCTGTGTGTGCCCATCTGAGACAGCGTGTCTGGCTGCGGCGCGTGAGGCGGCATCGGTGATGCTGGGCCACACCAGGAGAGACGGGGAGCCCCCGTGCGTggcgctggggggagggggaggggccgcgACTGTGACGAGCGAGCGCGGGTCAGTCGTGAGACTGTGTGGCCCCCGCCGCCGCGCGCGGGACAGAGCGTGCACGTCGATCTGAGGGACGGCGAGGGTGAGCCTGTGTGCTGGGAGGGGTGGTCTGTGACCGGACGACGCAGGTGGCCGGCGGGACGGGGTGGGAGAGCACGTGTGCTGGAGGGGCCGCGCGGGACCCGCATCCGAGGTCCGGGGGACATGGGGACAAGTGCAGAGCGTGCGGCAGGCACCCTTGAAGACTGTCTTTCCCTGCGAGTgagcgtgtgcgtgcgtgtttgagagggacagaggcagagatggagagggggacggacagagagaggggacccaaagaaacagacccaaggcggtgggggggggggagcgggacAGCGGTGGTGGCAGCAAGGAGGAGGCGGGCCCTCAGGGGCTGCGCctcgggggagggggcggggcggactgggggagggggggagggggggagggggacccagACTCGGTCTCCCAGGCTCTGCCACCTGCCTGCCATCCCGGCCCTGAGCAGCAACAGGTAGGAGGCTCCGGTCTCACCCCACGGCGGATCCCTCTGCCCCATCGCAGCCGCCATCTGTCCCCctaggaatgaatgaatgcgtgAATGAATGACTTCCTACGTCTGCGTCTCCACCAGcctgtctctccccagcccctccatccccctctctctgtccccctgtcccctctctcctctgtccctttatccatccccccccaccccacgcctctctctgcccctctatcaTTGtgccttcctctgtccttccctgtgcccctccctctatcctttcccaccccctctctccacccctcctggaccctccacctccccttctctgtccctgccctgtcccttcatcccctctgtccccccctggatcactctttttttttttttttttttgtccccctcctttttccccctccccccccctcgcttcatccccccacccctctctcccgcGCCCCAGTCTCTTTATTTCTTCCGTGCCTCGGTCTTTCTGTCACTCTgtggctccctctgcccctccatgtgtccctctctccatcctctctgcccctctcccagtcatgGCCGAGTTGCCCgccgcaccccacccccagccctctctcGGGCGGCTAATGAGCAGAGGCGCCTTTGAGGTGGccaggccgggggtgggggagctccCCAAGGGGGCCGGAGGGGGCAGCTGCTGCCAAGGCCCTAATGAGGCCCCCTCTGCGCCCTTCCCGCCGCGATCTTAATTCCTTGTTCTCCCCGAGCCGCCGCTAATTGGCCTGGGGAGGGCCCCCCTCCTGGCTTATGCTCTGTCCCCGGGGGCTGAGGACACCTGGATCCCGACCCAGCACCTGTGGCCCTGTTCTTtggtccctccctccacctgccagGCAGCCTTATCACCGGACTTCCCTCGGGCCTTCCCTCGCCCGTCTTTGTCCTTCCCTCCATCTAGGTACCCCGTCTCTGcacccctccatccctcctctggcccctctggccctcccttggCCTGCCTCTCGGTCGCCCATCTGTAGGTCCCTTcattcctcctcttttctctggtttcctgtccctccctccacctccggGCGCCCCATCCGTACGCCCTTCCATCCACACCCCTGTCGCCGGGTCCCACTACCGCTGCCACCCCTACCTGGGGACCCCGGCTTGTCCTAGCCTACCCCGTCAGCCCCTACTCCCGCCCGGCGTCTAAACTCTTCCCCGCCCTTAGCCATGTCCAACAACATGGCCAAGATCGCGGAGGCCCGCAAGACGGTGGAACAGCTGAAGCTGGAGGTGAACATCGACCGCGTGAAGGTGCGGGGTGGGCTTGGGGAGGCCGGAGGGAGCTGCGGGGCCGGGGGCCGGACCCCGCGCTGTTGGAGGCGGGGCCCGCGGGAAGACCCTCTCCGGAACTGGGCGGGaccagggggcggggccgggaaggggcggggcggggccggggccttGGGCGGAGAACGGACCGCGCCCCGGCGTCCGCAGGTGTCGCAGGCGGCGGCCGAGCTCCTGGCCTTCTGCGAGACGCACGCCAAAGACGACCCGCTGGTGACGCCGGTCCCCGCCGCAGAGAACCCCTTCCGCGACAAGCGCCTCTTTTGCGTCCTGCTCTGAGTCTTCGCGACAGCTTACCCCCTCCCTCGCCAAAGAGTGAATCCAATAAACGTGGCGGCTGTGGTGGTACCTGTGcttttggggaaactgaggcacgcaCAGAGCTTGGGGCCATCACGGGGGACCCTGTCCCTCCACGGCCCTCCTGAGTGTGTTTGGAGTGTGTTGGGGGTGAGGATGtgtggcgtgggggggggggggcgttgtgGATGGGGAGGGTGTACCGGAGGAAGTGAGCACCCCGGACTCTGACCTGCACTGGGCCCTCCGCGACCCTGAATTTATTTAATCATCCCCACAGCCCCAGAAGGCAGCTGGCTACTTGCATAGTATCCATTTTGCAGGAACCAAAGGAGGTTCCCTCACTCCAAGTTACACAGCTGGGAGGTAATGAGGGGTAGACTGTGGCCTCCAGCGCTGAACCCCCGAACCCCTGAGctggcccctctcctctccaggaGCCCCCATGCccacccctcctttccctctccctgagTGACTCCACCCCCTGCCACGGGCTTACCTCTGTCCGTAGCACTGAcctctgttcattcatttgtccCGTTCATTCTTCCAAGCCCTCCCTGAGGACCTACCTACCTGCTCTGTGACCAGCCCTGTTCTGGGTGAAGCCGGGGACATAGCTGGGACCGAGACAGCCCTTGGCTTTGCCCTCTTGCGGCTCAGAATCCAATAGGAGACCCAGACCTGTCCCCAGATAGTGATGACCCagacagggcagggctggggtcgGGGAGCTCCGAGGGAGCGCTTGACTCAGGTTGGGCGtcggggagggcttcctggaggaggggacatcTGAGCCGGGACATGGTGGTAATAACACTTGGGGACCCAGAGGAGAGAGAAGCgtggctggagggagaggagacaaatTGAGGTGTGACGTTCCTCCCTTCGGtggttattttctttgttctgggGACACAGGGCTGCCTCAGTCACAGTTCCTGCCCTGTGTTTCTCACTTCACACATTGGTGGCCCACAGGACATTTATAGCCtgcagttatatatatatatatatatatatatattttttttttttttttttttttttttttttttttttttttttggttctctaCTTTTGGCCTACATAACGTTTAAAAATGTTCTTGACTTGGTTGCCAAATTGAAAAATAGGAGTACTTCGCATAAAAGTCCTTATTTCTGGCTTCTCCCAAATCGGAAGTTCTGGTGACCTCAGGCCTGCCTGAGCCCTCGGGGTGACCCggaggctgggggatgggacACGGGCTTCGGGGTTCACCAGAGTCTCCGCCCCTGTCCTACCGTCTCCTGGTCCCAGGGGGTTCTTACCGCGGCGTGAAGAGAGTGGGAAATGTCTTGAAGGTCGAAAATGAGGAGACGCAGACCGCAGACCCGGTGAGGTGGCTGGAGGGCCACTGAGTTAGagacacccccccgccccccccgccccagggtccTCACATACTTACTCTTCTCTCCAGAGTAACACCTGTGCTCCTCAGCTTGGGGctaccggggtggggggggttgctGGACCCCTGGACCTGGATGGAGCCCCCTCACTGGGCCTCCCCTCCCTAGAGGGGGCCATGCGTGCTTCTGGCGAGCGCTCCATTATTCACATCGGATTGGGGTCCCCTGGGCCCCAACTCTGAGCTTCCTGCTGGATCGAGGCAGAGGCTTCTGTAATTacatctccctcctgcctcccacctctcAGCCGGCTCCAGCCCCGGTTGCATCATGTCTGTGGGAGCCCCGGGGGAgactggggacagagagagccaaggatgagctggggaggagggatgcCGGGAGGGAAGTTGCCAGAGGATTCTGGAATTTCTCAGACCCGGCCTCCTTGCCTCTTAGAACCTGAAAGGCGAAGGAATCTCCAATTGCAGGACCTCAGAGGGCCGGCATGCTGGAGTCTTTCAACCCCGGGGGGCCAGAATCCTCTTCCCCTGTCCGGCTAGGATCCAGAGCTCTGCACCTCACGAGCGTGAGGATCTCTTGAGCCTAGACTGTTGGGATTTTTAGACCCTTTCAGCTTCGAAATCTTGGGGCTGTATAGCGGAGATCCCTTCTCCTGACTTCCTGACCCCatgtggggaagggagggcgggCAGGAAGGGAGGTCTACCTGGAGGAGGCGGGGGAGGCCGGATGAGCCGGACAGAGCAGGTCCCGGGCGACCAGCATCCATGCGTGCAAATCTGGATAATCTTGTTAGCGGGTATGACTCGGGAGCACCGGCTTCTGGTGACCCGCTGCTCTATCCGGCCAGCCCCAGCTGTGAGGTCAGCTCTGCGGTCAGAGCCAggccaggaggcagagaggtGACCGCCTGGGGAAGTGATTGCTGTCAGCAGTCCCCTCCCTCTTCACCCCCAACCCCGAGGGCTGCCCCTGCCAGGCTGTCTTCCCTCTGTACCCCACAGGCCCTGAGCAGTGCTTGGTTCTGCTGAAGGGGTCTGGGGGCGGGGTGGCCCCGAGCCACAACTGTGACCATCACTTCCTTGGAGTCCTGTTTCTGAAGCCCCAACCTCACTTAATTGTTGGAtaaccccttcccccccccccccccccacagacccGGTTTATCCCCATGTTTCAGACGTGGCATCAGGCACAGGGCGGTGACATCGCCTGGCCAGTGGGGGCttgaggtgggagtgggggccgACGGATGAGCTCTTCCAGAAGCGACTGGAGGTGTCGGGAGGGGGCTTGCAGGACGGAAGTGAGGggcgcaccccccaccccccgcaaaggCAGGGCAGGGACGACAGGGGAGAGCCCCCTGGAGCAGGGGTGAGAGGCAGAGTCTGGCGGGTAGGCAAGGGCCCATTTGCGGTGCAGGAAAGGGCGGTGGGCAGAGGAAAAGGGCCTCTGACTGAAGGTGTTGGGACCTGCCGATGACGGACAGGTCAGGATGGGCACACAGCGGCTCCTTGCAGCAGCCAGAGGGCACAGGAGGACAGGAAGGCTTGGCAGGTGTCAGAGCTGACGCGACTGTGCTCACTCCTGTCTGTgcgtggggcggggaggggtacAGGGTGGGTCCATCCTTGTCCCTTCTCCCTGGGCAAGGTCAGGAGACTGGGAGCCAAGAGAGGGTTGGGCCCAGGGCAAGGGGGGGACGTGAGTTCAGCCGCAAGGCCAGATGCGGCCCAGGCAGGCAGCCGGAGGCCTTGGCcaacaagcaggggtgggggagacctgGGGGGCCCAGATGACTCAGGGGAGGGCCTGCCGGtccaggctccagctctgacctccctctccctcccccctccccttccgcACACTGAGGGGGGCCGTGCCTCGGAGCCCCTCTGGGGCCCTCCCCCTGGGCACACAGTTAAGCGGGTGGGAGTCTGTGGAAGGAATAACGACCGCCAGCAGCTACCTGAGGGCTGCCTGGAGGCGGGTGGGGTGGCTTCTGCCCCCACTGTCCACACCACGCCCCCAGCAAGCGCGAGGCAGCCACTCGAGGAAGGAGGACATCGGGGCTGAGCTAGACCAAGTCGTTGTCCggagtcacacagcaagtggcCGGCGGGTGGCGGAGGCGGGGGGGCTTCCAGAACCCGTGTCTTCCCAAGACGCCGGGCAGCAAACCTTCCCTTGCAAACCGACGCGGGAGACACAGCCACGAAGAGGCCCATGGGCCCGTGGTACCCAGGCGCCGACACCCGCAGCAAGACGCGTCAGCGGACACCGATGGGCGAGTGGACCTTCGAGGAAAGGGACAccagagtgcacacacacacacacacactcacagcgCTCTTCCAAGGCTCACCCAGGTGACACTAATCCCACACAGACCCGCACGTGAGGGTCACACGTCCACCACGGTCCCTGGCACACCCCGCCCCCcggtgcccaccccaccccacccccggccccacccTGCCCGGGTTCTGTGCCGGCCGGCGCCAGCTGTCCCTGGGctgtcctctcctctgcccctctgtccgCGGTCCTTCTGGGGACGCCTGAGTCGCGTTCGACCAGTGCGAGAGGGAGGAGGCTGACTCACCCCCCCGGGACGGCTCCTTCCCACGGTTCCCCCGCCCGTGGAAGCCGCCTGCCCCCTCATAGCACAGCTGGGGTGACCTTTCACCCCAAGGCACCTGCAGGAAGAGGAACCCTTTGTGGCCCTTGCTGCAGGCGTGGCCCCAGCTGGGCAGGATGTCAGGGTTCCCGGAAAGTAAGTGGAAGTGTGTCCAGCACTGACATTGGCCCCGGGACAACCGGCCCCCAGTGGCACAGGTGGataaactgaggcctggagggggGGCAGGGTGTGTGAGGCCTCACTGGGCATGAGAGCAGAGTGGACTTCCTGAACGCTTCACGTCCCCAGTGGGGATAGGAAGCCAGTGGGAGGGAGGCTCCAGGAACCGGAgctacccccgccccccacccccccaactcccctGATGCTTCGACAGGACAGAAGCCTGCCAGGCGTCATCTTTCATTAATATGATACAACTTCCTGAGTTCCCTCTGGTCTGTCTGGGGACCGCAGAGCATGGGGCGGTGgcaggttggtgggggggggggaccacatAGCTAGGAGGCCTGAGGCCCATACACACGGGCGCCCCCCCTCTCAGAGCCTCTGCTATGGCTGGAGCTGAGGCCGGAAGCCAGGATGCCAGCTGGGCACGGGCgatagggagagggggagaaggggtgcGGGGGTTGTGGTCACTGAGGGGCCTGGGTACAGAGAGGGGAAGTCTGCAGCTAATCCCTCCTGACCTTGGACATGAGGCAACACGGGCACAGGCTCTCTCTTTGTGACAAAG
The Panthera uncia isolate 11264 chromosome E2 unlocalized genomic scaffold, Puncia_PCG_1.0 HiC_scaffold_19, whole genome shotgun sequence genome window above contains:
- the GNG8 gene encoding guanine nucleotide-binding protein G(I)/G(S)/G(O) subunit gamma-8, producing MSNNMAKIAEARKTVEQLKLEVNIDRVKVSQAAAELLAFCETHAKDDPLVTPVPAAENPFRDKRLFCVLL